A segment of the Campylobacter showae CSUNSWCD genome:
CTACCGCTCAAAGCCAGAAATTGCCGATGCGTTGCAGGCTGAAATCATAGCAAACGGCGGACAGGCTGCGGTGGTAAAATTTGACGCGACGGACGAGGATGAGTTTATAAAAGCGATAAATTTGATCGTGGACGCCGACGGCGAGCTGGGCTACCTCGTAAATAATGCCGGTATCACGAACGACAAGCTCGCGCTTCGCATGAAAACAGAGGATTTTACTAGCGTGATAGGCGCAAATTTGACTTCGGCCTTTATCGGATGCCGCGAGGCGCTAAAAGTAATGAGTAAAAAACGCTTCGGCGCCGTCGTAAACGTGGCTTCGATTGTGGGCGAGATGGGTAATGCCGGACAGGCAAACTACGCTGCGAGCAAGGGCGGAATGATCGCGATGAACAAAAGCTTCGCCAAAGAAGGCGCAGCTAGAAACGTGCGCTTTAACTGCGTTACGCCGGGCTTTATTGAGACTGATATGACGAGCGAGCTAAGCGACGAGATCAAAAAAACCTACAGCGACAACATCCCGCTAAAACGCTTCGGAAGCGCTAGCGAAGTGGCCGCAGCTGTGGCGTTTTTGCTAAGCGATCACGCTAGCTACGTCACGGGCGAGACGCTAAAGATCAACGGCGGACTATATATGTAAGCGCGCAAATTTTGCGTTTTTGCGAAAGTTTAAGCTAAAATATATTAAAATCACGAAATTTTTATTTTTAGGAGAAGAAAATGGCAATATTTGAGGACGTAAGAGACGTAGTAGTTGAGCAACTAAGCGTAGCTCCGGATGCGGTAAAGCTTGAGTCTAAGATTATCGAGGATTTGGGAGCAGACTCGCTTGACGTAGTTGAGCTGGTTATGGCTCTTGAGGAGAAATTTGAGGTAGAGATACCTGATAGCGACGCTGAGAAGCTGATCACTATAAACGACGTCGTAAGCTATATCGAGAAACTAAACAAATAAGTTTTTGCAAGGAGAGATCTTGAAAAGAGTCGTAGTAACCGGAATTGGGATGATCAATGCTTTAGGGCTCGACAAAGATAGTTCATTTAAGGCTATCTGCGAAGGTAAAACCGGCGTAAAAAAGATAACTTCTTTTGACGCGAGCGATTTTCCAGTTCAGATTGCTGCCGAGATAACGGACTTTGACCCGCTTAGCGTTATGGACGCTAAGGAGGTCAAAAAGGTCGATAGATTTATCCAGCTTGGAATAAAAGCTGCTAAAGAGGCTATGGCTGATGCAAATTTCGGCGAATTCGACGCTGAAAATTTCGGCGTTAGCTCTGCTGCCGGCATAGGCGGTTTGCCTAATATCGAAAAAAACTCCAATATCTTACTTGGAAAAGGCTCAAGACGAATTTCTCCGTTTTTTATACCTTCTGCACTAGTAAATATGCTGGGCGGCATAGTTTCGATAGAGCACGGCTTAAAAGGGCCCAATATCTCTAGCGTAACGGCATGCGCGGCGTCTACTCACGCTATCATTGAGGCTGCTAAAACCATCATGATAGGCGAAGCGCAAAAGATGCTAGTCGTAGGCTCAGAGTCTACGGTTTGCGGCGTAGGTATCGGCGGATTTGCGGCTATGAAAGCACTTTCTACTAGAAACGACGATCCGCAAACGGCATCAAGACCTTTTGATAAGGACAGAGACGGCTTTGTTATGGGCGAAGGTAGCGGTGCACTCGTACTCGAAGAGTATGAAAGCGCTAAGGCCAGAGGCGCTAAAATCTATGCTGAAGTGGTCGGTTTTGGTGAGAGTGGCGATGCATATCACATCACTTCGCCTTCGCTTGAAGGACCGCTTTCTGCGATGAAAAAAGCCTTAAAAATGGCTGGGAATTTACAGATCGACTACATCAACGCGCACGGTACTTCGACACCGACGAACGACAAAAATGAAACCGCAGCCTTGAAGGCTCTTTTTGGTAGCAATGTACCGCCGGTTAGCTCTACTAAGGGGCAAACGGGACACTGCCTAGGTGCGGCTGGCGCGATAGAAGCAGTCGTGTCTATAATGGCTATGCAAGAAGGGCTTATACCGCCTACGATAAACTATACAACAAGAGATGAGGAATGCGATCTAGACTACGTGCCAAACGTGGCTAGAAAAGCTGAGCTAAATGCCGTTATGAGCAACTCTTTTGGATTTGGCGGCACGAATGGCTCTATTATATTTAAGAAGATATAATGGCAAGTTATCTAGACTTTGAACAAGGTATCAAGCAAATAGATGATGACATCGCAAACGCGAGAATTCGCGGCGATGAACATGCGGTAGAAATTCTAAATAAAAATTTAGAAAAAGAGACCGCTAAGATTTATAAAAATCTCAACGAATTTCAACGCCTTGCTTTGGCTCGTCATCCGGATCGTCCTTACGCTATCGACTACATCAAAGGCATGATGAGGGATTTTTATGAGCTTCACGGCGATAGAGCGTATCGCGATGATGGGGCGATAGTTTGTTTTATCGGCTATATAGGCTCTAAAAAAGTCGTCGTGATAGGCGAGCAAAAGGGCAGAGGAACTAAAAATAAACTAAAAAGAAATTTTGGTATGCCTCATCCAGAGGGTTACCGCAAGGCATTGCGAATAGCTAAGATGGCTGAGAAATTTGGACTTCCTATACTGTTTTTGATCGATACTCCGGGCGCGTATCCGGGCGTTGCGGCTGAGGAGCGCGGTCAAAGCGAGGCAATCGCTAGAAATTTATTTGAATTTGCAAATTTAAAAACTCCTATGATAGCCGTCGTTATAGGCGAGGGCGGAAGCGGCGGAGCACTGGCTATAGGCGTAGCCGACAAGCTAGCCATGATGCGAAACTCTGTTTTTTCAGTTATCTCGCCAGAGGGTTGCGCGGCTATACTTTGGAACGATCCGTCAAAACAAGAGCAGGCTACGAAGGCGCTAAAAATAACCGCTGACGATCTAAAAAGCTTAGATTTGATAGATGACGTCATAGAAGAGCCGATAAATGGCGCTCACAGAGATAAAGAAACTGCTGTAAAAGCACTTGCAAGCTATTTTATAACCGAATTAGATAAGCTCGAAAAACTCAAAGTAGATGAGCTTTTAAATGCTAGAATAGCCAAAATCCTATCTGCAGGTGCATTTGAAGAAGGCAAATAACATCTCAAAATATATTCTTACAAAAAGTTTCTTGAACTTTTTGTAAGCGATTTATTTGTGTTTTTTATGTACTTAGATTTGTACGGAACATTACGTACAATATCAACAAAATCAAAACTAACCTTGTAAATTTAGCCTAGTAACTATGTATTTCAAAAAAATATCTTTATATTTAGTAGAAAATTGTAATTTACCGCAAGCAAGCGTTGAAAATATATTTTGCGTTAAATTTGAATCCAAAGACGGCTTGCTTTTGGATTATTTGTTCGGTGATTACTCAAAAATAAACATTGGCTTTCGAGTTACGCGCGTATACATAAAAATAGTGCTACTCTTTTTTGACCATCTCTTTTGTTGGTTGTGCGGCAAATTTTATATTACTAAACGGGTAAATGCCGCTTTATGCCTATGCTAATAGAATTATCAAAATTTGATGTAATTTTATGGCTTTTCTGATTGTAATAAAGGGTTTCTATTTTAAGATTTTTCCATATTCTATAGTTTTTGGACTTAATTTACCAGCTTATTACTGGTGTTATTTTGCACTTTGGTTATTCGTCACCGCAAAACACATTAAATCACCTTGGCCAAGCAAGCCACTAAAGTAAGTGAATCCAATATGTTTAAAGAAGAACAACCATACTTGCGCGGGTTTTGGATGGTTTAAAGACGCGTGTAGATGTCGGAGCTTAGATGCAACTAAATAACTATTCGGTATGACCGCAAACTGCAGTCATCCAAAGGCGCGCAGGTCTCAAAATACAACTGCTTGCAAAAATGTTTCCTTTAATGCTAGCATGCCAAAATATAGCTAGCTACGAAATACTGTCTTTAAAGAAACAAAGCTTTCAAACAGACTGCTTAGAACCACGGACTTTCAGTAAATATAGCTATCTAAAATCGCTACTTTTCAATCAACAAAGCTTTAAAATTAGCTTGCAAGCAAAAACTGATTTTTAGGCTGCAAAATCTCAAATTTTAAAAATTCGCCAAAACGACATTCAAAGGCTCGCAAAAATACCCGCCCTAAATATCCATCGCCGAGATAAATTTGACTATGCGCGGCGAGTCGCTACCGAAAAACTCCTCTGCGCCGCCGTCAAATGCGATCTTGCCGTCATCTAAAAATAAAATCCTATCCGCGACTTTGCGAGCAAAATTCATATTATGCGTGACGATGACGAGGGGTTTTTCTCTTTGGCTAGCGCTATTACGACCTTAAAAACCTCGGCCTCCAGCTCGGGATCAAGCGCGCTAGTTGGTTCGTCTAGTAGCAAAAACGCCGGATCCATCGCAAGAGCTCGCGCGATCGCCGTTCGTTGGCATTGGCCGCCCGAGAGCCTATTTGGATAGGCGTTTTCTTTCTGGCTGAGTCCGACCTTATTTAGCAGTTCGCGAGCCTTATTTATCGCGCTTTGTTTGTCTATGCCAAGCACCTGTGTCGGCCCCTCGATGACGTTTTGCAGCACCGTTAAATGCGGAAAAAGATTAAAGCTTTGAAACACCATGCCCGTATGACGGCGAAAGGACAGCAGCTCTTTTTGCGATATTTTATTTGCGAAATTTAGCCTCTGCCCGTCTAGCTCCAGCTCGCCTTTTTGCGGGATTTCGAGCAAATTTATGCAGCGCAGCAGGGTTGATTTGCCAGATCCTGATGAGCCCACTATCACGGTCGTTTGGC
Coding sequences within it:
- the fabG gene encoding 3-oxoacyl-ACP reductase FabG, which translates into the protein MKFSGKNVLITGASRGIGAQIAKTLAQMGLKVWINYRSKPEIADALQAEIIANGGQAAVVKFDATDEDEFIKAINLIVDADGELGYLVNNAGITNDKLALRMKTEDFTSVIGANLTSAFIGCREALKVMSKKRFGAVVNVASIVGEMGNAGQANYAASKGGMIAMNKSFAKEGAARNVRFNCVTPGFIETDMTSELSDEIKKTYSDNIPLKRFGSASEVAAAVAFLLSDHASYVTGETLKINGGLYM
- the acpP gene encoding acyl carrier protein, whose protein sequence is MAIFEDVRDVVVEQLSVAPDAVKLESKIIEDLGADSLDVVELVMALEEKFEVEIPDSDAEKLITINDVVSYIEKLNK
- a CDS encoding beta-ketoacyl-ACP synthase II, with translation MKRVVVTGIGMINALGLDKDSSFKAICEGKTGVKKITSFDASDFPVQIAAEITDFDPLSVMDAKEVKKVDRFIQLGIKAAKEAMADANFGEFDAENFGVSSAAGIGGLPNIEKNSNILLGKGSRRISPFFIPSALVNMLGGIVSIEHGLKGPNISSVTACAASTHAIIEAAKTIMIGEAQKMLVVGSESTVCGVGIGGFAAMKALSTRNDDPQTASRPFDKDRDGFVMGEGSGALVLEEYESAKARGAKIYAEVVGFGESGDAYHITSPSLEGPLSAMKKALKMAGNLQIDYINAHGTSTPTNDKNETAALKALFGSNVPPVSSTKGQTGHCLGAAGAIEAVVSIMAMQEGLIPPTINYTTRDEECDLDYVPNVARKAELNAVMSNSFGFGGTNGSIIFKKI
- a CDS encoding amino acid ABC transporter ATP-binding protein — protein: MIKFTNLTKAFGDHTVLNDISVQIYEGQTTVIVGSSGSGKSTLLRCINLLEIPQKGELELDGQRLNFANKISQKELLSFRRHTGMVFQSFNLFPHLTVLQNVIEGPTQVLGIDKQSAINKARELLNKVGLSQKENAYPNRLSGGQCQRTAIARALAMDPAFLLLDEPTSALDPELEAEVFKVVIALAKEKNPSSSSRII
- the accA gene encoding acetyl-CoA carboxylase carboxyl transferase subunit alpha — protein: MASYLDFEQGIKQIDDDIANARIRGDEHAVEILNKNLEKETAKIYKNLNEFQRLALARHPDRPYAIDYIKGMMRDFYELHGDRAYRDDGAIVCFIGYIGSKKVVVIGEQKGRGTKNKLKRNFGMPHPEGYRKALRIAKMAEKFGLPILFLIDTPGAYPGVAAEERGQSEAIARNLFEFANLKTPMIAVVIGEGGSGGALAIGVADKLAMMRNSVFSVISPEGCAAILWNDPSKQEQATKALKITADDLKSLDLIDDVIEEPINGAHRDKETAVKALASYFITELDKLEKLKVDELLNARIAKILSAGAFEEGK